The DNA segment AATAAGAAAAAGCTGTTAAGTTCTCGCCAATAGGAATATCGGGTTTAATAGGAATGGCTGGGTGCAATAGCATTGCCTTAATCACTCGGTAGTTACCGTCTTAGTGTGGGCATTTTATTTGAGTTAATCCGCTCGCCCAATCTAAATGGCATAGGGACATAATGCGTATCACTCTAACGATTTTACTCCTCTGTTTTAGCCTATCTGCCTCGGCCATAGTGGTGCGCCACGATGTGGATGCGCAAAAGTACCTTGCCGACGCGAGCGATTTTCCACCCTTAGCCACTTTTTATATCGATGGCGCCCATGGGAGCTTAATCAAGCCAGATTGGATTGTGACCGCGGCTCACGCCACTTTTTGCATCACCCCCGGGAGTGATATTCGGATACTGAATACTTACCATAAGGTCGACAGTGTATTTGTGCATAAGGGGTATCAGCCAGGCATTAGCCACGACATTGCGTTAATCAAATTAGTCGACCCCGTAAAAGGCGTGACGCCTGCTCGACTCTACAAACAATCCGATGAATTAAGCAAAAACATCTGGTTTATCGGGGCGGGTGGCACCGGAAATGGTTTAACGGGGCAAACCGTGGATAATGGCGCCAATGCAGGAATGCTGCGCAAAGCGCAAAATAGCGTCGAATTTGCCCAAGGGCCATTATTAACATTTACATTCGATTCAGAGGATGACGCGCTACCCTTGGAAGGGGTTTCTGGCGGCGGAGATAGCGGTGGTCCAGCCTATCTCACGCTTGAGGGCATACATTACTTACTTGGGATCAGCTCCAGAGTGGATGGCGGCGAAATCGGCAAGTATGGTGTGGTGGAAGTGTATTCCAGAGTGTCTTTCTTTAGCGCTTGGATTGAGGATATCACCAGTGGCGACGCCAAACTGCAGCAGCAATTCGCCCTGCCAAAACTGGATAAACTGCCTGCAGGCCTGACGGCGCCAATGTTAGCTGAAGTCTGTACTGAGATAAGATTAAAACCATCTCTTTAATGCGATAGATTTAACCTCGGCTAATTCTACTTCATACCAACTTATGTCACGGCTAAGTGCGCGGTTAACTGAATAGTGGCGAAAGACAACATACAACGATAGGGAGTTCAATATGAAATGGATGTTCGTTCTGTTACTGGCAATTGCGAGTACCGCCAATGCCATGATTATTAGGCATGATGTGGAAGATGCGAAATATCAAGCGGCGGCGCAAAGCGATAATTCGACGGTCACCTTTTTAGGACTTTATAAAGGCGATGAAATTGTGCTTGGCACTGGCAGCCTTATCGATAAGCAATGGATTGTGACGGCGGCGCATGTGGCGAATGAGCTAAAGACTGGCAATAAAGTGCAATTTAAAACGGATTTCTACTCGATTAAAGAGGTGATAAAACATCCACTTTGGAAAGAAAGGCATTTTCCCAATGACATAGCATTGGTTCAATTGGCTTCATCCATTGAAGATGCAACACTCGCTAAATTGAATCATGCCTCTACCGAAACGGGCAAAATCGCCACCTTCGTCGGACGCGGCGATTATGGTAATGGGCTGGAGGGTGTCGCGGGGGCCGATAAACAATTACGTGCGGCACACAATGCCGTGGTCGGGGTGCAGGATCAATGGCTGCAATTTGTCTTTGACCGCGACGCAAATGCCTTGCCATTGGAGGGGATAAGTGGTCCTGGAGATTCGGGTGGCCCCGCATATCTCGCCTCGGCCGATTCAGTTTGCCTTATCGGTGTCAGCTCATGGCAAAATGCCGAGTCAACCAATTGGGAAGAGGGCAAGTATGGCGTGATTGAACATTACTCACGTATTTCATACTTTCGAGATTGGATTGAGCAAACGTTATTTAAAGCATCAAATATTAGGCTCGCTGGCTGCTCTGATAGCTAATTGATAACCACGAGCAATGTGTGCCTAACCTCAACTTATCTGCTTTAGGAAACTATGGGTAAACTGCCGATTTTGTGTTGCTCACTCGCCATGTTGTTTGGTTGCCATACGAGGGGGACTTATGAACAAACAAGCCAAGAGTTGACGGGACTTGAAGTAATAGCGCCCCATCTTGGTTACTTCAAATCATGGGCGCCAATTGGCAATGAAGGAGCCAATCAGATGACGGCTGAGCGACAAGTTGAGCAAGTTCAGGCGCTGAATTTGTGTTTGGAACAGTTGAGCTCATCTGCTGAAATGTTACCTAGCCATGCGCTTCGCAGTGTTTTACTCGTCCAGTGTATGCAGAAACAAGGCTGGCAATTCGTGGTTGAAGAGCTGTATATCACTCGGTAGTAAAAATCGCGCACAAATTTAACTTCATCTCTTGGGACTTTCCAAGTGCAATCGCATTGAGAGAGTCAATCTGCAAGTTATGCTTGAGACAAAAACGCCTGCAATTGCAGGCGTTTTTGTCTGTACTAACTCTCTATTTTTTAACCCATTTTCCTTGGGCATTTTGCACATAGTTGCCTTTATCTGTGGCGGCGATGGCTTTTTCACCGGCAAGTTTGGCCACATCGGCGGCGGAAATATTGTTCTTTTTAGCGATGGTTTCGTAATGGGCGCGGCGTTTGTTGTTCACATCGTCCATCACGGCCTTGGCCTCGCTATTATTTTGCACTAGACCCAAATAGCCATTGAGCTGCTCACCTAAGTAACCTTGGGATTTGGCTTCCTGCAATGACATGGCAAAGGCATTTAAGCTGAATAAACTCAGGCCGAGCAACAGCAGTAATGTGGGCTTTTGTAGCAGGGTTTTGAGTTGCATTGATTTCATTGTATATTCCTCAATTCTTTGTGATTAGAACAACTTATCATCTGATAGAAGCTGATCTAGCTCCTTATCCACTTTGATTTTTATCTCGTGTTCAATTTTCACATTGAGATTAATCACAATCGGTTTATCAGGCGGCTCAATCTTTACCGTTGGCGCACAGCCTTGCAATGCCGCCAGTAGCAGCAATGTACCTATACTCACTTGCTGTAATTGAATGATCTTCACTGAGGTTTCCTTGTTACTTCACGGATTTTTCGATTCTGTCCTGCAGATCGTTACCAATCTGAAGACTCCTGAATAATTGCAGCATGTTCTCTTCATGAGAGTAATTCAAGTGGATAGGACGTTCAATCCCTCGGCTGCGGCCTTTGACTTCCACTAATAAGTTGGCATCGCCGGTTTGATCCATATCGAAACTACTGGATAACTGGCTGTATTCTAAATGTTCTAGTGCCGAAAATACAAAATCGAGATAAGGCTGCGATTGGCGCATTTGATCGACCGCAGGATTACCCGAAATGGCGATGAGGCCGCCGGGCGCACGGGCCGCCAGCTGGCCACCGCTGATCGAGACTTTGCCATCGACCAAATCTACGGGTAGAACACCATCGAAAATACCATCGGCATAGATACCAATTTGTGGCTGAATACGCAGCACTTCCTCAAGGCTCATGCCCTGCAATAATAGATAGGCGTGGGATTTGTCCTGCAATTTTAAATTAAAATCAGGCAGTAAAAACTGACCGCTCAATACTTTGCCCTTAGCAGTCATTGAGACATCGGTATCACTTAAGCCCGTGAGTTGTTGCAGCCAATTGTCGGGAAGCTTCTCCGCATCCTTGGCGAGGACAATATCGGCCTCTACTTCGATGTCGGTCAAGGGGAAGCCGGGATCGAACAAGTTAAAAGTCATCATGGTTTGCGGGCAGTTCAGTCGGCTTAAACTGCTGAAATAGCCTGGCGCTTGTGGCGACTTATAGGATTGCCCCCAGGTGAACTCGCATTGGGCCTGTAATTTCCCGCCTTCAAAGGTCGTGTCTTGATAAAAACCTTCCAGCTCTGTCATCGACTGGGTAATTTGCATCGCAAATTGGGTCTGTTCTGGCTCATGTGTCAGCTTAAATTGTGCCTGTAATTGGTTGTGACCGGTCACATTTAACTCAGCGGGCAAGGGCTGGGTTTGATTCAGCAAAGATAACGCCTCTGTCATGCTGGTATCGACAACCCACTGACCCGTTAACAGCAGGGGGTTGTGAGACGTGGCGAACTGTAATTGATGCTCGCTTTGCAGCTCAACCGTGCCGACTTGCCACTGTTCATGGCCGTGAAGACGCTGGTTTTGCCAGTTTAACGTCTGCGCGAGCGTTAAATTATCCAGTTTAAGGACAGTTTGTTTACGTGTGCGGCCTCTGGCGTTGAGCTGCTTTTCAATCAAGAGTTGCTGCGCTTGCCAGTTAACTTGGTTAGTCAACTGACTCGATTGGATAGTATTTTCAATGGATTGCTGCGAGGAGTAATCGAGCGTCATTGGCTTTGATGTCTCAAGGGAAAACGCCTTGAGGCTAATATCGTTGCGACTGCTCTGTATTGCGCTCGGGGCGGTGCCCGCAAGATTCTCTACCGCTTGGCTTACGCGCAGTTGCGACAGGGCGAGCGAGAGCGGCGGCAGCTTGAAGGTAATCTCGGTCGATTGCGCGCCAGTTGTATCCTGAGTCGCTAACGGGGTTGCACTGGCGGCCATGGGGGCCTTGGCGTTGAGCTGAATACTGCTAAGGCTTAACTGCGTCTGTTTCGTTTGGTGCTCGGCGGCTTGCGCTGTTTGTTGTAGCTGCACATCTTCCAGCGCAAATTGCAGAGTGTTGCTTGAGTCACTTGAATCACTCGTCACTGGCGCTGTGCTCACTTGCCAGTTGAGCCCTTGAGCCGACTGAGCAACACTGACATGACCCGCCGTTTGCAACATTCCCGCGCCCCAACTGAGATCCTGCGGCGCAGCATGCCAAAGCTCCCGCAGCGTCAGTGGGGAAGTTTGCTTAAGCGCGAGTTGCCAGCGGCTCGCGACATTCCAAGCATCTGGCGTGGGCGTTAACTGGGTCTCTTGCAAGTGAATGCGCGTCTCAAGCTTACTGCCTAGGGTGGTTAACTCTATTGCGGGCAGCGCTATTGGTTTATGGGTGTTCGCTTGAGATGTCAGCGCATAGTGCAGCGGCGCTGTCATCGAAAAAGCAAGGCCCACGGGCGCCTCGTTGCTTTTCAGCCCCGAGAGTAGGGTA comes from the Shewanella mangrovisoli genome and includes:
- a CDS encoding S1 family peptidase, encoding MKWMFVLLLAIASTANAMIIRHDVEDAKYQAAAQSDNSTVTFLGLYKGDEIVLGTGSLIDKQWIVTAAHVANELKTGNKVQFKTDFYSIKEVIKHPLWKERHFPNDIALVQLASSIEDATLAKLNHASTETGKIATFVGRGDYGNGLEGVAGADKQLRAAHNAVVGVQDQWLQFVFDRDANALPLEGISGPGDSGGPAYLASADSVCLIGVSSWQNAESTNWEEGKYGVIEHYSRISYFRDWIEQTLFKASNIRLAGCSDS
- a CDS encoding trypsin-like serine protease encodes the protein MRITLTILLLCFSLSASAIVVRHDVDAQKYLADASDFPPLATFYIDGAHGSLIKPDWIVTAAHATFCITPGSDIRILNTYHKVDSVFVHKGYQPGISHDIALIKLVDPVKGVTPARLYKQSDELSKNIWFIGAGGTGNGLTGQTVDNGANAGMLRKAQNSVEFAQGPLLTFTFDSEDDALPLEGVSGGGDSGGPAYLTLEGIHYLLGISSRVDGGEIGKYGVVEVYSRVSFFSAWIEDITSGDAKLQQQFALPKLDKLPAGLTAPMLAEVCTEIRLKPSL
- a CDS encoding YnbE family lipoprotein — its product is MKIIQLQQVSIGTLLLLAALQGCAPTVKIEPPDKPIVINLNVKIEHEIKIKVDKELDQLLSDDKLF
- a CDS encoding YdbH domain-containing protein encodes the protein MVNTPTSPNKETAEHAHQAMPQEVTAAAAPYSAAPRRGSTLKKRLKQSLIATTVAGLLAGAALTIWIVNSQTEALILRVANYALSGMDGELSDIRLGPMGLEHWQIRSASLRVHDSHLVINDLDIQLELNWPKSLDELKQLVQVESLTQKIKRISTGEIDVELGASLLERSPTIADEQTPALALNIKSLPLIDIGKTTLRLAPQAELPAYQLMMDKLSLNHQGELTTAFSSSEGEPLAELAATLGNEQWRLKSELNIAPLLENLHQIGLRQTQGSILSQLTLWDQQWQQLGIGLSGQLSSESAMTLATGEITSRHRIQQPNISLIHFADLTLAPQPALGFELSGSLASLNLTLEPFSLALTPNAAQHTQLLAALNQSLQLSDENSQSLLTLLSGLKSNEAPVGLAFSMTAPLHYALTSQANTHKPIALPAIELTTLGSKLETRIHLQETQLTPTPDAWNVASRWQLALKQTSPLTLRELWHAAPQDLSWGAGMLQTAGHVSVAQSAQGLNWQVSTAPVTSDSSDSSNTLQFALEDVQLQQTAQAAEHQTKQTQLSLSSIQLNAKAPMAASATPLATQDTTGAQSTEITFKLPPLSLALSQLRVSQAVENLAGTAPSAIQSSRNDISLKAFSLETSKPMTLDYSSQQSIENTIQSSQLTNQVNWQAQQLLIEKQLNARGRTRKQTVLKLDNLTLAQTLNWQNQRLHGHEQWQVGTVELQSEHQLQFATSHNPLLLTGQWVVDTSMTEALSLLNQTQPLPAELNVTGHNQLQAQFKLTHEPEQTQFAMQITQSMTELEGFYQDTTFEGGKLQAQCEFTWGQSYKSPQAPGYFSSLSRLNCPQTMMTFNLFDPGFPLTDIEVEADIVLAKDAEKLPDNWLQQLTGLSDTDVSMTAKGKVLSGQFLLPDFNLKLQDKSHAYLLLQGMSLEEVLRIQPQIGIYADGIFDGVLPVDLVDGKVSISGGQLAARAPGGLIAISGNPAVDQMRQSQPYLDFVFSALEHLEYSQLSSSFDMDQTGDANLLVEVKGRSRGIERPIHLNYSHEENMLQLFRSLQIGNDLQDRIEKSVK
- a CDS encoding YdbL family protein is translated as MKSMQLKTLLQKPTLLLLLGLSLFSLNAFAMSLQEAKSQGYLGEQLNGYLGLVQNNSEAKAVMDDVNNKRRAHYETIAKKNNISAADVAKLAGEKAIAATDKGNYVQNAQGKWVKK